A genome region from Alteripontixanthobacter maritimus includes the following:
- a CDS encoding class I SAM-dependent RNA methyltransferase, translating to MTEPIIRIAAKGEGVTASGRHIAGAVTGDVVSEDGTIEPGPHHACPPCRHFGRCGGCQLQHADDAVLADFVTDRVLTAARKQGIEPLAIEPAQMSPPFSRRRATLHAVNGGGRAQVGFREAGSHRLVDITECHVLHPDLFALVTPLRAMLSARGGKYAADIDLTLADGGVDCAIRNLQVEGLEQTEAMLDFARDNGLARLSLDQGYGPETSWEPEPVTITLSGVPVPLPPGAFLQATRDGERALLAAAQDWIGDAATVADLFAGLGTFAFALADKTKVLAVEAARDTHLACQSAARAYGRPVHSLHRDLFRNPLRAEELNRFDAALLDPPRAGAREQVDQIAESKLARVVYVSCNPASWARDAKRMVDAGFVCREVRPVGQFRWSTHVELASYFTRD from the coding sequence ATGACTGAACCCATTATTCGAATCGCTGCCAAGGGGGAGGGCGTGACAGCGTCGGGCCGCCATATCGCAGGAGCGGTTACCGGCGATGTCGTCAGCGAAGATGGCACGATCGAACCCGGCCCGCACCACGCCTGCCCACCTTGCCGCCATTTCGGACGTTGCGGCGGATGCCAGTTGCAGCATGCGGACGATGCGGTGCTGGCAGACTTCGTCACGGACCGGGTGCTGACCGCCGCGCGCAAGCAGGGCATCGAACCGCTTGCGATCGAGCCGGCGCAGATGTCGCCGCCGTTCAGTCGGCGACGGGCGACACTTCATGCCGTCAATGGCGGCGGGCGAGCGCAGGTCGGGTTTCGCGAAGCGGGATCGCACAGGCTGGTCGATATTACCGAATGCCATGTGCTGCATCCAGACCTGTTCGCGCTGGTCACGCCGCTGCGCGCGATGCTGTCTGCACGGGGCGGGAAATACGCAGCCGATATAGACCTGACGCTGGCGGATGGAGGCGTCGATTGCGCGATCCGGAACCTGCAGGTCGAGGGGCTGGAACAGACCGAGGCGATGCTCGATTTCGCGCGCGACAACGGGCTGGCGCGGCTGTCGCTAGATCAGGGTTATGGGCCGGAAACCAGTTGGGAGCCGGAGCCGGTTACGATCACCCTGTCGGGCGTACCTGTCCCGCTGCCGCCCGGTGCGTTCCTGCAGGCTACACGCGACGGGGAGCGGGCCTTGCTCGCCGCGGCGCAGGACTGGATAGGCGACGCCGCGACGGTGGCGGATCTGTTCGCGGGATTGGGCACCTTCGCCTTCGCGCTGGCAGACAAGACCAAGGTTCTGGCGGTGGAAGCGGCGCGCGATACGCACCTCGCCTGCCAAAGCGCGGCGCGGGCGTATGGCCGGCCGGTCCATTCGCTGCACCGCGACCTGTTCCGCAATCCGTTGCGCGCGGAGGAACTGAACCGCTTCGACGCCGCGCTGCTCGATCCGCCCCGGGCCGGCGCGCGCGAACAGGTGGACCAGATCGCCGAAAGCAAATTGGCCCGCGTGGTCTATGTCAGTTGCAATCCAGCCAGCTGGGCGCGTGATGCCAAGCGTATGGTCGATGCAGGTTTCGTATGCCGGGAAGTGCGCCCGGTTGGCCAGTTTCGCTGGTCGACCCATGTCGAACTGGCCAGCTACTTCACACGCGACTGA
- a CDS encoding 4-(cytidine 5'-diphospho)-2-C-methyl-D-erythritol kinase produces MRETAYAKINLALHVRARRDDGYHELETVFAFVDSGDTLTAGIAEQDSLTTVGEFAQQPIDPFDNLVMRALGKLPRPNGLAITLDKALPVAAGLGGGSADAGAVFRIVKALQGLPDGWQDRAASLGADVPACVASTTCIGRGTGTVLEPVASDWTGLPVLLVNPRIPLSTGPVFAAWDGTDRGPLTKGPVSQIALAGRNDLQLAAISLCPPIAEILTALDRTGPLLARMSGSGATCFAIYERHDVMLEVAETVARAHPDWWQMTGNLR; encoded by the coding sequence ATGCGCGAAACGGCTTACGCGAAGATCAACCTCGCGCTGCACGTCCGCGCGCGGCGCGACGACGGGTATCACGAGCTGGAGACGGTCTTCGCATTCGTCGATAGTGGCGATACGCTGACAGCCGGCATCGCCGAGCAGGACTCACTTACAACTGTTGGCGAGTTCGCCCAGCAACCGATTGATCCGTTTGATAATTTGGTAATGCGGGCGTTGGGAAAACTGCCCCGTCCTAACGGTCTTGCCATCACGCTCGACAAGGCGCTGCCCGTTGCCGCAGGGCTGGGCGGCGGGTCGGCCGATGCGGGCGCAGTGTTCAGAATTGTAAAGGCCCTGCAGGGACTGCCCGACGGTTGGCAGGATCGCGCCGCGTCGCTTGGCGCAGACGTCCCGGCCTGTGTCGCCAGCACGACCTGTATCGGGCGCGGAACCGGCACCGTGCTTGAGCCCGTGGCAAGCGACTGGACGGGACTGCCAGTATTGCTTGTCAATCCGCGCATACCGCTTTCGACGGGTCCGGTATTCGCCGCATGGGACGGGACCGATCGCGGACCGCTGACGAAGGGGCCTGTGTCGCAAATTGCCCTTGCCGGCCGGAACGATCTGCAACTTGCCGCGATTAGCCTATGTCCGCCGATCGCCGAAATATTGACCGCGCTTGACCGGACCGGGCCATTGCTGGCGCGAATGTCGGGATCGGGGGCAACCTGTTTCGCAATTTACGAACGCCATGACGTCATGCTCGAGGTGGCGGAAACCGTCGCCCGGGCGCATCCCGACTGGTGGCAAATGACTGGAAATCTCAGATGA
- a CDS encoding acyl-CoA ligase (AMP-forming), exosortase A system-associated, which translates to MPRTLSRLTAENIPAADPKPLDHLAERGEAGAPAIVLREGVLTHQDLRSRVGAMASWLASQGWPHGARVASWAAKGAATCLLPLACARAGLVHVPINPLLKRAQAAHILADCNASALIATGSRLKSLNDGDVPADCRSWDEAQFLAELDAHTASLGPSTHDPDELAAILYTSGSTGLPKGVILSHANMWLGAVSVAHYLELAADDVTLAVLPLSFDYGQNQLLSTWYAGGSIVPLDYLFARDVVKACAKQGVTTLAAVPPLWLQLAELDWPTDAVRTLRRLTNSGGALTADLVTGLQTMASEADIVPMYGLTEAFRSTYLPPRMVASHPTSMGKAIPYAEVLVITDDGELAAPGKEGELVHCGPLVAQGYWQDDARTAERFKPAPAASSYGGTAVWSGDRVRRDADGLLYFVGRRDAMIKSAGNRISPAEVEQAAISTGLVAEAIALGVPDTRLGEAVHLVASHSPDGLAESDAEAALTKALAKLLPNFMQPTTIHWREQLPTNVNGKLDRAAIVADVLARQSGGAAS; encoded by the coding sequence ATGCCGCGCACGCTTTCGCGCCTTACTGCCGAAAACATTCCTGCCGCCGACCCCAAACCGCTCGACCATCTGGCCGAACGCGGTGAGGCAGGCGCGCCAGCGATTGTCTTGCGCGAAGGCGTGCTTACCCATCAGGACTTAAGAAGCCGTGTCGGCGCTATGGCGTCATGGTTGGCATCGCAGGGCTGGCCGCATGGCGCTCGGGTGGCAAGCTGGGCTGCCAAGGGGGCAGCGACGTGTCTGCTGCCGCTTGCCTGTGCTCGGGCGGGGCTGGTGCATGTGCCGATAAATCCGCTGCTGAAGCGCGCCCAGGCGGCACATATTCTGGCCGACTGCAACGCGTCGGCGCTTATTGCCACCGGTTCGCGGCTGAAGTCGCTGAACGATGGTGATGTACCTGCGGACTGCCGATCATGGGACGAAGCGCAATTTCTAGCCGAGCTTGATGCGCATACGGCTTCGCTCGGGCCATCGACTCACGACCCGGACGAACTGGCGGCGATCCTCTACACCTCGGGTTCGACCGGCCTTCCCAAAGGGGTGATCCTGAGCCATGCGAATATGTGGCTCGGTGCGGTCAGCGTGGCGCATTACCTCGAGCTGGCGGCGGACGATGTGACGCTGGCGGTGCTTCCGCTCAGTTTCGATTATGGTCAGAACCAGCTGCTGTCGACATGGTATGCAGGCGGGTCGATCGTCCCGCTGGATTATCTGTTCGCCCGCGACGTGGTGAAGGCCTGCGCGAAGCAGGGCGTGACAACGCTCGCCGCCGTACCGCCGCTGTGGTTGCAACTGGCGGAGCTGGATTGGCCGACCGATGCGGTCCGCACTCTACGCCGCCTCACCAATAGTGGCGGTGCGCTTACGGCCGACCTCGTTACCGGTCTGCAAACCATGGCTTCCGAAGCGGATATCGTGCCGATGTACGGCCTGACCGAAGCGTTCCGCTCCACCTACCTTCCGCCGCGAATGGTAGCCAGCCATCCGACTTCAATGGGCAAGGCCATACCATATGCCGAAGTGCTGGTGATAACGGATGACGGCGAACTCGCCGCGCCCGGTAAGGAGGGCGAGCTGGTGCATTGCGGACCGCTGGTGGCGCAGGGCTATTGGCAGGACGATGCTCGCACGGCGGAACGGTTCAAACCCGCCCCTGCTGCCAGTAGCTATGGCGGCACGGCGGTGTGGTCGGGCGACCGTGTGCGCCGCGACGCCGATGGTCTGCTTTATTTCGTGGGCCGCCGCGACGCTATGATCAAGAGCGCCGGCAACCGCATCAGCCCTGCCGAAGTGGAACAGGCCGCCATATCCACGGGGCTGGTTGCCGAAGCGATCGCGCTGGGTGTGCCAGACACGCGACTGGGCGAAGCGGTGCATCTGGTCGCCAGCCATTCCCCGGATGGTTTGGCTGAAAGCGATGCCGAAGCGGCTTTGACCAAGGCGCTTGCCAAGCTATTGCCCAATTTCATGCAACCCACGACGATCCACTGGCGCGAACAGCTTCCGACCAATGTAAATGGCAAGCTGGACCGGGCGGCAATCGTCGCGGATGTCCTCGCACGGCAATCTGGCGGTGCAGCGTCATGA
- a CDS encoding hydrolase 1, exosortase A system-associated, which produces MNRLHLTFNCGSTACAGTLDTAPGTTGLLLVSGGNEIRSGAFGGQALLATHIARSGFPVFRFDRRGVGDSDGENRGFLSAGPDIVAALDAFRALAPQMDRVVAMGNCDAASALMLAGGAGADALVLSNPWTIESDATTGEADDTLPPSAVRSRYLKKLASPREVGRLLRGGVNLRKLAGGLKQAAKRKSAPTSLAQDMAAGIASFEGPVRILLAGEDRTAQAFVDSWPADDTRIVTCDGATHAFVEPDARDWLRCQVVAALRSAK; this is translated from the coding sequence ATGAACCGGCTGCACCTCACGTTCAATTGCGGCAGCACCGCCTGCGCCGGAACGCTGGACACGGCGCCGGGTACGACCGGGCTGTTGCTGGTCAGCGGCGGCAACGAGATCCGCAGTGGCGCGTTCGGCGGGCAGGCCTTGTTGGCAACCCACATCGCCCGATCCGGCTTCCCCGTCTTCCGCTTCGACCGGCGCGGTGTGGGCGATAGCGACGGCGAAAACCGCGGCTTCCTGAGCGCGGGGCCCGATATTGTGGCCGCGCTCGATGCATTCCGCGCACTCGCTCCGCAAATGGACCGCGTGGTCGCGATGGGCAATTGCGACGCCGCAAGTGCTTTGATGTTGGCAGGCGGTGCCGGGGCTGATGCTTTGGTACTGAGCAATCCGTGGACGATCGAAAGCGATGCCACCACCGGCGAAGCGGACGACACTCTACCCCCTTCCGCCGTCCGGTCGCGCTATTTGAAGAAACTGGCCAGCCCGCGTGAAGTTGGTCGGCTGCTACGCGGCGGGGTGAATTTGCGAAAACTTGCCGGCGGACTTAAGCAGGCCGCAAAGCGCAAGTCCGCGCCGACGTCGCTAGCGCAGGACATGGCGGCCGGCATCGCGTCGTTCGAAGGCCCGGTGCGTATCCTGCTGGCGGGTGAAGACCGCACGGCGCAAGCGTTCGTCGATAGCTGGCCTGCCGATGACACGCGCATTGTCACTTGTGATGGAGCCACCCATGCGTTTGTCGAACCGGACGCACGCGACTGGCTGCGCTGTCAGGTGGTGGCCGCGTTGCGGTCCGCGAAATAG
- the ilvD gene encoding dihydroxy-acid dehydratase — protein MPAYRSRTTTHGRNMAGARGLWRATGMKDGDFGKPIIAVVNSFTQFVPGHVHLKDLGQLVAREIEAAGGVAKEFNTIAVDDGIAMGHDGMLYSLPSRDLIADSVEYMVNAHCADAMVCISNCDKITPGMLNAAMRLNVPAVFVSGGPMEAGKVVVDGKEKALDLVDAMVAAADDRYTDEQVTDIERAACPTCGSCSGMFTANSMNCLTEALGLSLPGNGSVLATHSDRKALFERAGRLIVTLAKRHYEEDDASVLPRSIASFEAFENAMSLDIAMGGSTNTVLHLLAAAHEAGVDFTMSDIDRLSRRVPCLSKVAPAKDDVHMEDVHRAGGIMAILGQLDRAGLLTTALPTVHSPTMADALDDWDISRTNNGKVREFYSAAPGGVPTQTAFSQSRRWESLDTDREKGVIRSKEAAFSQDGGLAVLSGNIARDGCIVKTAGVDESILTFTGPARVFESQDDAVAAILADEVVAGDVVVIRYEGPRGGPGMQEMLYPTSYLKSKGLGAACALLTDGRFSGGTSGLSIGHASPEAAEGGTIALVEEGDTIRIDIPNRTVDLDVSDEELTRRRATMEAKGDAAWQPAKDRPRKVSPALQAYAAMTTSAALGAVRDVTQLKRR, from the coding sequence ATGCCTGCCTATCGTTCCCGCACCACCACTCACGGCCGCAACATGGCGGGTGCGCGCGGCTTGTGGCGCGCAACCGGCATGAAGGACGGCGATTTCGGCAAGCCGATCATCGCCGTGGTCAACAGCTTCACCCAGTTCGTGCCGGGCCATGTGCATCTGAAGGATCTGGGCCAATTGGTCGCGCGTGAGATCGAGGCGGCAGGCGGAGTTGCCAAGGAATTCAACACCATAGCGGTGGATGACGGGATCGCGATGGGGCATGACGGAATGCTCTATTCGCTCCCCAGTCGCGATCTTATCGCGGACAGCGTGGAGTATATGGTCAACGCCCATTGCGCCGATGCGATGGTGTGCATTTCCAATTGCGACAAGATTACGCCGGGAATGCTGAATGCCGCGATGCGCCTCAACGTCCCGGCCGTGTTCGTATCCGGCGGCCCGATGGAAGCCGGCAAGGTGGTGGTCGATGGCAAGGAAAAGGCGCTCGATTTGGTGGATGCGATGGTTGCAGCTGCCGACGACAGGTATACCGACGAACAGGTCACCGATATCGAGCGCGCCGCCTGCCCGACCTGTGGATCGTGTTCCGGCATGTTCACCGCCAATTCCATGAACTGCCTGACCGAGGCGCTGGGGCTCTCGCTGCCGGGCAATGGCTCCGTCCTGGCTACGCATTCGGATCGCAAGGCTTTGTTCGAGCGGGCGGGCCGGCTGATCGTGACCTTGGCCAAGCGTCATTACGAGGAGGACGATGCTAGCGTCCTGCCTCGCAGCATCGCCAGCTTCGAAGCGTTCGAAAACGCCATGAGCCTGGATATCGCGATGGGCGGATCGACCAACACCGTCCTGCATCTGCTGGCCGCCGCGCACGAGGCCGGGGTGGACTTCACCATGTCAGATATTGACCGGTTGTCGCGCCGTGTGCCGTGCCTGTCCAAGGTCGCACCGGCGAAGGACGACGTGCATATGGAGGACGTCCACCGCGCCGGCGGGATCATGGCGATCCTAGGCCAGCTCGACCGGGCAGGGCTGCTGACCACCGCGCTGCCGACAGTGCACAGCCCGACCATGGCCGATGCGCTGGACGATTGGGACATCAGCCGCACGAATAATGGCAAGGTGCGCGAATTCTATTCCGCAGCGCCGGGCGGGGTGCCGACCCAGACCGCTTTCAGCCAGTCGCGCCGCTGGGAAAGCCTCGACACCGACCGCGAAAAAGGCGTCATCCGCAGCAAGGAAGCCGCGTTCAGCCAGGATGGCGGGCTGGCCGTGCTGTCGGGCAATATCGCGCGCGACGGCTGCATTGTGAAGACCGCCGGGGTGGATGAGAGCATCCTCACCTTCACCGGCCCCGCGCGGGTGTTCGAAAGCCAGGACGATGCGGTGGCCGCAATTCTGGCGGACGAAGTGGTGGCGGGTGATGTCGTCGTGATACGCTATGAAGGGCCGCGCGGCGGGCCGGGAATGCAGGAAATGCTGTATCCGACAAGCTACCTCAAATCGAAAGGGCTGGGCGCGGCCTGCGCGCTCCTGACCGATGGGCGGTTTTCGGGCGGAACGTCGGGCCTGTCCATCGGCCACGCCTCACCCGAGGCAGCGGAAGGCGGCACTATCGCGCTGGTCGAGGAAGGTGACACGATCCGCATCGACATTCCGAACCGGACGGTCGATCTGGATGTGTCGGACGAAGAGCTGACGCGTCGGCGCGCGACTATGGAGGCGAAGGGCGATGCCGCCTGGCAACCAGCGAAGGACCGTCCGCGCAAAGTGTCACCCGCTCTGCAGGCCTATGCCGCGATGACCACCAGCGCGGCGCTTGGCGCAGTGCGCGACGTTACACAGTTGAAGCGCCGGTGA
- a CDS encoding GNAT family N-acetyltransferase has product MTAMTASYHRQVKFVQGQPRGDGGPFDRAEWFELLAESGQEPLVVSAGDAAMALTRANGRIEPLRNWYSFIWRPLTNDVAALTAIVDGLKAQSHRVTLWPLPDEDGTASALEAAFRDTGWSVLREQCDHNHVLEVGGRSFDQYWETRPGRMRTTLKRKAKKVDVNLLTQFDNDAWADYEAVYADSWKPEEGDPAFLHAFAKAEGAAGRLRLATAFHDGAPVAAQFWTVENGTAYIHKLAHLDAHKALSAGTTLSAALFRHVIDEDRVNLIDFGTGNDRYKRDWMEIDRPRYRLDCLDPRQPAAWLPLLKRKLRSLPGLASHRAAG; this is encoded by the coding sequence ATGACAGCGATGACTGCCAGCTATCACCGGCAGGTTAAATTTGTGCAAGGGCAGCCGCGCGGCGACGGCGGCCCGTTCGACCGCGCGGAATGGTTCGAATTGCTGGCGGAAAGCGGCCAGGAACCGCTTGTCGTCTCTGCAGGCGATGCCGCCATGGCGCTGACCAGGGCGAATGGGCGGATCGAACCCTTGCGCAACTGGTACAGTTTCATCTGGCGGCCGCTCACCAATGACGTCGCGGCACTGACCGCCATTGTCGATGGCCTGAAAGCGCAGTCGCACCGTGTGACGTTGTGGCCCCTTCCCGATGAGGACGGCACGGCGTCCGCGCTCGAAGCAGCCTTTCGGGATACCGGCTGGAGCGTGCTGCGTGAACAATGCGACCATAATCATGTACTGGAAGTCGGCGGCCGCAGCTTCGATCAATATTGGGAAACGCGGCCCGGGCGGATGCGTACCACGCTGAAGCGCAAGGCGAAAAAGGTCGACGTCAACCTCCTGACGCAATTCGATAATGACGCCTGGGCGGATTACGAGGCCGTATACGCCGATAGCTGGAAGCCCGAGGAGGGCGATCCGGCATTCCTGCACGCCTTTGCCAAGGCGGAGGGGGCCGCGGGCCGGTTGCGGCTGGCCACCGCCTTCCATGACGGTGCGCCTGTCGCAGCGCAATTCTGGACGGTCGAAAACGGCACCGCATACATCCACAAGCTGGCCCATCTGGATGCGCACAAGGCGCTGTCGGCCGGCACCACGTTGAGTGCGGCGCTGTTCCGTCATGTCATCGACGAGGACCGTGTGAACCTTATCGATTTCGGAACAGGCAACGATCGTTACAAGCGCGACTGGATGGAGATCGACCGCCCGCGCTACCGGCTCGACTGCCTCGATCCGCGCCAGCCTGCCGCATGGTTGCCGCTTTTGAAGCGCAAGCTGCGTTCCCTGCCCGGCCTTGCGTCGCATCGGGCCGCTGGCTAA
- a CDS encoding phosphopantetheine-binding protein, with the protein MPAVGQSRAEIDRLLRSVLCDVLGLDKADVDEFDADTGLFGHLPELDSMAVAGLLTEIEDRIDIVIEDDDVDGEMLETYGGLLAFTEGKVAER; encoded by the coding sequence ATGCCCGCTGTCGGGCAGAGCCGCGCCGAGATCGACCGCCTGTTGCGATCCGTCTTGTGCGATGTGCTTGGCCTCGACAAAGCCGATGTAGACGAGTTCGATGCCGATACCGGCCTGTTCGGCCATTTGCCGGAGCTTGATTCCATGGCCGTCGCTGGCCTTCTTACCGAGATCGAAGACCGGATCGATATCGTGATCGAGGATGACGACGTGGATGGCGAAATGCTGGAAACTTATGGCGGTCTCCTCGCCTTCACGGAAGGCAAGGTTGCGGAGCGCTGA
- a CDS encoding NAD(P)H-hydrate dehydratase: MRNQLIQPLGMAVHNQILTAGQMRDAERKLIAAGISETELMDRAGRGVAEWIWRMAAGRSVTVLCGPGNNGGDGYVIAATLHTRGLPVKVIAPFAPATPPAKAARDTYRGPLAEKFEPASGATFVDCLFGSGLSRPIDNVLADAAAQLRAVHDIGVAVDLPSGIAADMGELLNDVAPYDATFALGAWKPAHWTGPGQDRMGKLRLIDIGIEPADSGTELVGTPIIEPPATGAHKYSRGLVAVVAGAMPGAALLSAQGAMGAGAGYVKLLAEHSHPAAPADLVLDEQSLEEALSDERIGAVLIGPGLGRDRKARARLADALDSRHRLVIDADALHLLGPETLATIDPACILLTPHDGELAALAKAFGAKGDTRLERARALSQQTGAAVLAKGCGTVLCADGRTGLFPPGSSWLSVAGSGDVLAGICAARMAGGASAYRAASKAVYLHHEAAELAGPSFSSSRLAAHVRRAMKQFL, from the coding sequence GTGCGAAATCAGCTGATCCAGCCGCTGGGAATGGCGGTGCATAACCAGATCCTGACCGCCGGACAGATGCGCGATGCGGAGCGCAAGCTGATCGCGGCGGGCATTTCCGAAACCGAGCTGATGGACCGTGCTGGACGCGGTGTGGCGGAATGGATCTGGCGCATGGCAGCGGGCCGGTCCGTGACCGTCCTGTGCGGGCCGGGCAATAATGGCGGCGACGGGTATGTGATTGCGGCGACCCTGCATACGCGCGGACTGCCGGTCAAAGTCATCGCACCCTTTGCGCCAGCCACTCCACCTGCGAAGGCCGCGCGCGACACATATCGAGGTCCGCTGGCGGAGAAGTTCGAACCTGCATCGGGTGCAACTTTTGTTGATTGCCTGTTCGGAAGCGGATTGTCGCGCCCGATCGATAACGTGTTGGCCGATGCAGCGGCACAATTACGCGCTGTGCACGATATCGGCGTGGCGGTCGATCTGCCCAGCGGTATCGCCGCCGATATGGGCGAGCTGCTGAACGATGTTGCTCCGTATGATGCGACGTTCGCATTGGGAGCCTGGAAACCCGCGCACTGGACCGGGCCGGGACAGGACCGGATGGGCAAGTTGCGGCTGATCGATATCGGTATCGAACCGGCCGATAGCGGTACGGAGCTTGTCGGCACGCCGATCATCGAGCCTCCTGCAACCGGTGCGCACAAATACAGCCGCGGACTGGTCGCGGTGGTCGCGGGTGCGATGCCGGGCGCGGCGTTGTTGTCTGCGCAGGGCGCTATGGGCGCGGGTGCGGGCTATGTGAAATTGCTGGCCGAGCACTCGCACCCGGCCGCCCCCGCCGATCTTGTGCTGGACGAGCAGTCTCTGGAAGAAGCGTTGTCGGACGAGCGCATCGGGGCGGTGCTGATCGGTCCGGGGCTTGGGCGGGACCGCAAAGCGCGCGCTCGGTTGGCCGACGCGCTGGACAGCCGGCATAGGCTGGTGATCGATGCCGATGCGCTGCATTTGCTTGGACCTGAAACGCTGGCGACCATCGACCCCGCGTGCATCCTGCTTACTCCGCATGACGGCGAACTGGCGGCGTTAGCCAAGGCTTTCGGTGCGAAGGGCGACACAAGGCTGGAACGCGCACGCGCTCTGTCGCAGCAAACCGGCGCGGCGGTATTGGCGAAGGGATGCGGAACAGTGCTGTGTGCGGATGGGCGGACCGGACTGTTCCCGCCCGGTTCGAGCTGGCTGTCCGTGGCTGGCAGCGGCGATGTGTTGGCCGGTATCTGCGCGGCGCGAATGGCTGGCGGCGCATCGGCCTATCGCGCGGCGAGTAAGGCGGTTTATCTGCATCACGAGGCGGCCGAGCTGGCTGGTCCTTCGTTTTCATCGTCCCGGCTGGCCGCGCATGTGCGCCGAGCCATGAAGCAATTTCTATGA
- a CDS encoding N-formylglutamate amidohydrolase — protein sequence MIDGLPFRQVGVPRPGGIVCLADHASSYVPDDVPLGVPQSLVETHIGVDIGVGGVADRLARRHAIPAHIACVSRLVCDLHRREDEDAVVPINSDGHLIAGNIGADIESRLASYHRPYHDALANWLDDARPELIVALHSFTPKLETTGEPRPWEVALLYNQDDRAALHAMRMFAAEGLTVGDNEPYSGKQLNATMDRHAEAHGRPYLTIEIRQDLLATKAEQARWAALIADVANRTALAMKSS from the coding sequence ATGATTGATGGACTGCCCTTTCGCCAGGTCGGCGTACCGCGACCCGGCGGTATCGTCTGTCTTGCGGACCATGCGAGCAGCTACGTTCCGGACGATGTGCCTTTGGGCGTGCCGCAATCGCTCGTCGAAACGCATATCGGCGTCGATATCGGAGTGGGGGGCGTGGCCGACCGGCTTGCCCGCCGTCACGCGATCCCCGCGCATATCGCCTGCGTCAGCCGCCTGGTATGCGACTTACACCGGCGCGAGGACGAAGATGCGGTCGTCCCGATCAACAGCGACGGACACCTGATCGCGGGCAATATCGGCGCCGATATCGAAAGCCGGTTGGCGAGCTATCACCGCCCCTATCACGACGCGCTGGCCAATTGGCTGGACGATGCACGCCCCGAACTGATCGTGGCGCTGCACAGCTTCACGCCCAAGCTGGAAACGACCGGAGAGCCGCGCCCTTGGGAAGTTGCACTGCTATACAATCAGGATGACCGCGCCGCGCTCCACGCGATGCGGATGTTCGCGGCCGAAGGGCTGACGGTGGGCGATAACGAGCCATATTCCGGCAAGCAGCTGAACGCCACGATGGACCGGCATGCCGAGGCGCACGGTCGCCCCTACCTCACCATCGAAATCAGGCAGGATTTGCTCGCTACCAAGGCCGAGCAGGCGCGCTGGGCAGCCTTGATCGCCGATGTCGCGAACCGCACAGCGCTGGCGATGAAGAGTAGCTAG